A single region of the Hippoglossus hippoglossus isolate fHipHip1 chromosome 17, fHipHip1.pri, whole genome shotgun sequence genome encodes:
- the glula gene encoding LOW QUALITY PROTEIN: glutamate-ammonia ligase (glutamine synthase) a (The sequence of the model RefSeq protein was modified relative to this genomic sequence to represent the inferred CDS: deleted 1 base in 1 codon) encodes MATSESASLSKAVKQQYMDLPQGDRVQAMYIWVDGTGEGLRCKTRTLDFEPKSIEDLPEWNFDGSSTYQAEGSNSDMYLAPAAIFRDPFRKDPNKLVLCEVLKYNRKPAETNLRITCKKVMEMVDDQHPWFGMEQEYTILGTDGHPFGWPSNGFPGPQGPYYCGVGADKAYGRDIVEAHYRACLYAGVDICGTNAEVMPAQWEFQVGPCEGINMGDHLWAARFILHRVCEDFGVVASFDPKPISGNWNGAGCHTNFSTKEMREEGGLKAIEESIEKLGKRHRYHIRAYDPKGGADNARRLTGHHETSNIDEFSAGVANRGASIRIPRTVGQEKKGYFEDRRPSANCDPYGVIEALIRTCLLNEEGDETADY; translated from the exons ATGGCCACGTCCGAGAGCGCCAGCTTGAGTAAAGCTGTCAAACAGCAGTACATGGACCTGCCTCAGGGGGACAGAGTCCAAGCCATGTACATTTGGGTGGATGGGACCGGAGAGGGGCTCCGCTGCAAAACCAGGACCCTGGATTTTGAGCCTAAGAGCATTGAAG atctcCCTGAGTGGAACTTTGATGGCTCCAGCACCTACCAGGCCGAGGGCTCCAACAGCGACATGTACCTGGCTCCTGCTGCCATTTTCCGTGACCCATTTCGTAAAGACCCCAACAAGCTTGTCCTGTGTGAAGTGCTGAAGTACAACCGCAAACCTGCAG aaACCAACCTTAGAATCACATGTAAGAAGGTGATGGAGATGGTGGACGATCAGCATCCTTGGTTCGGCATGGAGCAGGAGTACACCATCCTGGGCACAGACGGACACCCATTTGGCTGGCCATCTAATGGTTTCCCCGGACCACAAG GTCCATATTACTGCGGCGTGGGAGCTGACAAAGCCTATGGTAGAGATATAGTGGAGGCCCATTATAGAGCTTgtctctatgctggagttgaCATTTGTGGCACGAATGCAGAAGTGATGCCTGCTCAG tGGGAGTTCCAGGTTGGCCCTTGCGAAGGTATCAACATGGGTGATCATCTCTGGGCGGCACGTTTCATCCTGCACCGTGTCTGTGAAGATTTTGGTGTTGTTGCCTCATTTGACCCCAAGCCAATCTCTGGTAACTGGAACGGTGCTGGCTGCCATACAAACTTCAGCACTAAGGAGATGAGGGAAGAAGGTGGATTAAA AGCCATCGAAGAGTCCATTGAGAAGCTTGGGAAGAGGCACCGCTATCACATCCGTGCCTATGACCCCAAAGGGGGGGCT GACAATGCCCGTCGTCTCACCGGCCACCATGAAACCTCAAACATCGACGAATTCTCCGCAGGTGTGGCTAACCGTGGCGCCAGCATCCGCATCCCTCGTACCGTGGGCCAGGAGAAGAAAGGCTACTTTGAGGACCGCCGCCCATCGGCCAACTGCGACCCGTACGGTGTGATCGAGGCCCTCATCCGCACCTGTTTGCTGAACGAGGAGGGAGACGAAACTGCGGATTACTAA